DNA from Rubripirellula lacrimiformis:
CCGTGTCGATCTTGCCGGAGATTTTTGGCGTCTGCTGTGCTTCGAGCGGTATGTCCGAACAAATGGTCGAAACCAAAAAGTCCAGCGAAGCAGATTTGCTATTGGGAACCGTCCCTTCGGACTCGGTCGTCGATCCTCCCAGCATTTCCTTCGTTGAAACGTCTGGCAATTTTGCTGTGTCAATTTCGCCTCGCTCGCGCACCTGGCTAATCACCTCGTCCAACGAATAGCCTTCGATGAATTGCATCGCATAGAAACAATGCCCGCCATCGTTGCCTATCTCAAACACAGGCACGATGTTGGTATGGTGAAGTTGCGCGGCCGATCGAGCTTCCTGTTGGAATCGTGCCACAGCGCTGGGGTTGTTAAGCGTGTGATCGGGCAACACCTTGAGCGCGACTCTTCGAGACAACGATAATTGCGTCGCTTCGTAGACGACGCCCATCCCGCCGCGGCCCGCGACGCGAAGCAATTCGTAGTCCTCGAACTTCGGCCAATCGGCTGGCTGCTGAGTAAAAGTTTTGGCAGGCACAGCGGCAGCGGGAAGCGATTCGCCGCCCAGGCCATGCACGGCCTGGAGCGTTTCGAGCATCTGTCGCAGGGGTTGGCCGAGCGCGGGGTTTGCGAGCACCTTGGGATGCGAACTCACAAACGCATCAACGCTCGTTCGCTCTCCTGCCCGCACGGCGAATAGAAATTCTTCGGCGACTTCATCCACCAACAGATCCAAGTCATGCGACAGATTCGATTCACGATTCATCGGCGTTTCCTAACTCTTGCTAAACCACTGCGTCAGCCCAGGAATATCCTGCATCTTACTTCTCAATCGTTCAATCGCTCGGACGAACCGTTTGCTGGTTGTCTGTTTGGTTAACTGCAAAATCTCAGCGGCTTCGCCATTGGTGACGCCTTCGAAAATTCGCAGCGCGATGATCTCGCGGTCATCCGGATCCATTTGCTCAAGCAGTTCGTGCAGTTTTGCTTTTTGTTCCGAACGAATCAGCTTTCCCGATGCCGAGGATAGACGATCCATCAGCGCGGCAGCCAATGAAACCGATGTTGCACCAAATCCCATATCGCGGTCGATCGACACGTCGCGTCGGGCGTCACGCATTTGAGTGTCGACGTGTCGACGGTGCACGGCCATCAGTCGTTCCATCGTGACAAGCCGCATCCACACCAGTGGTGACATCTCTTGTTTCGTCTTGAAATCATCGAATCGCTTGGCAAGATCCAAAAACGATTCTTGAATCACATCCGACGGATCCACACGGCTGCGCAAATTGGGGTCCATCCGAAACGCGACCATCGATCTCAGTTGATCGCGATGCTGTTGGAACAAGTCTGCCAAAGAGGATTCATCGCCCGGTCGGGCGCGAGGGGGTAAGTCGTTGGTTTCCTCACACATTTTTGAAATCTGTTGGTCAAGATCGCGCTGGTGGACGGGCAGAACGTATCCGATGCGATGCGCTACGACGTTTATAGCGGGACAGCTCGGCATCCGTCGGCGGCGGCGAGATTTTTATAGCCCCGGCTGGCAGGACTAGGGTTCATACGACCACGTGAACGAACGCTTTTTGTCAATCTTTCCAAAATTGCTGAATCAGGAGACGACAACGGCCGGTGGCTCGCAGGTATACCTGCAGAGGGGGGATCCTGGTCCGCCCGCAAAAGGTGACTCATTCAAACGAGTCAACCTGCTGTGTCACAGGAAGTGACACCGTCAATCGATTCCAAAGCCGCCGAGAACATCGACACCAATCTCGCTGTGAAACGAGTGCTTTCCGGAGCACTCGCGATGCTTCGACCCCGTTTGGAATCCACCCAACAAGAGCCTCAGGACCGCCTTCACCTACCGATTTGCGGTGGATAGCCTCCAACAATGCATGTACGAAACGACACCATGAATCCAATCAGCAAGCGTGCCAAGTCCCGTGCCGTGAATTCCCGCCGCCGGGCTACCAGGGTGCAAAGACGGAGCTTGTTTGAGCAACTCGAGTCGCGTCAGCTGTTGGCGGCTGGTCTCAACCCGGTCGTCCTGATTCCCGGTTTTGCTGGGACGTTTGCCGACGTCGTTGGTGCCAACGGTGAATTGATCGCCGAGCCAGCCCGAACTGACCGGATCAATGAATGGTACACGCATCGCGGATTGAGTCCGGACAAGTTGGCGCTGGAGCCCAACGACCAGGTCTACCAAAATATTGTCAAAACGCTGGAGAACGTCGGGTACGTTCTGGGCGAGACACTGTTCGTGACGACTTGGGATTGGCGGGTGCCGATAGCACCTGTCGATGGATCGCTGGCGGCGACCTACGCCGAAATCACCGACAGCACGTTCGATACCGGCCTGGACTATCTGGCCCACACCATCGCGGAAGTCAAATCGCAAAATGACGGCGTGACCAAAGTCGACTTGGTTACGCACGGCAGCGGTGGTTTGATTGCACGAGCGTACGTGCAGAGTGCTGCCTACACGGATCGCGATAACAACGGTCTGCTTTCGGTCGGCAACTTGGTGATGGCAGGTGTGCCCAACCGTGGCGTTTCGGAAACGTGGAACCTGTCGCTGAACGACTGGTCCGCTTCCCCGGCGACCCGATCCGCGGCCTTGTTGGTTGATCACGCCTATGACTTGCTTCAAGACACGGCAAACTTTGGGACGATCTTTGGTCCCGATCCAAACTCGCCAGCCGACGACATCACCAGCCCGGCGATCGACAAACAAGCCTTCGTGCAGCAGTACGTCGGTGCGCTGCGAGGTCAGTTGCCCGAGTATCCGGTACTGGACACCAACAACAACGGAACACTGACTGCCATCGATTCGGCCAATACGCCAGAAGCGAATGCCGCCGGCGTCGATTTATACAATGATCTGTTGGTGGATCTGAACGCGGGTAGTGCCAACGCGTACCTGGACCGTGTTGTCAAAACATCGGTCATTTATAGCACCGAAGTCGATACCAACGATCGATTCATCCAGCGGACGGGCCCCGACGGAGCGTCGTTCCCTAAGAACGAATTGCTGCCCTTCGACAAATTCATCGGCGGCGTTCCTGGTGCGAACGAAGTCTGGTACCAGGATGTCAAAACCACCGCCGGTGGTGACGGTGTCGTGTCGACGTTTTCCTCGATCGACCCATTTCTTGGTGATGCGAGGATTGGAACGACACTGAATCTGATTCCCATCACTGCCGCAGCGGCGGGCACGGGTAACAAACCCGTGAACCACGCGGATCTGGTTGTCGATCCGTATGCGCAAGGCCAGATCTTGGACCAAATCGGCGCGACGTACGTTGCGGCCAATATCGAATCGGGATTGAAGCTCAGCAAAGCACAAACGGACTTGCGTGCTTTTCAAATGGGAATCGTTGATTTCGAGGAAGTGCCGTTGTCGGCCGAGGATGCCGCGGATTTCCTCCTTCAGTTGGGCACCAGTCTGCAATCATTGGCGGGTCAATTGGACGTGCCCGGCGGCATTCCGTTTGTTGACGATGCGATTTCCACGATCACCGGGTTTGCCGATCAGACTCAGTCGCTGGTCACCAAGATGTATTCCAACGCCACCGTGACGGGCGAGTCGGTCATCGCGGCAGCCGATGGCGTTGTCGGCGGGGATGCCGTGCTCGTCATTCGACTGGACGACAAAGATCCCGTCGTGGTGACCATTCCAGCGATCGATCCGGCCGGAAGTTCTGGTGACGGAACCAATGGCAACACGTCGATCGCTGATTTGTATGCTGACATCAACGCGGCCTTGGCTGGCGTGACGTTGGCGGGTGAGAGTTTAAATAATTCTGTGATCGCCGAAGCTCCGGTTGGCGGCAACACGGGCAAGTTTGCCTTGCGCACCATCGATGCGTCCAAGGCCACGAAGCTGGATGTCAGCACGTTGACGTTGACCGGTCCCAGTCCAGCGCCCAGTAGTGGACGTCTAGGAAAAGACGTCAACCTGACGTTCTCGTTGGGACTGAGCAGCACGACGAATCCGGCCCAGGAAATCGGTGGCGAAATCATTCGGCCGCTCGATAGGTTTGACGTTGATGTAACGATCCCCGCCGAATCAACGACGTCTAATACAAGGCTGGCTGATTTGGTGCGCGACATCAATGCAGCGATGGCCGTGGACATCGGTGACGGATCTCTGCTGAGCGATTTTGTGATGGCGACGGCGGCCGGGGCCAGCATTCGCTTTGTCGGGGTGGGATCGTCGACACAGTCGTTGCAGGTCAAACATGGAACCGATCTCGGATTGCTTGATCAGCAGTCCATCGACGCCAATCCGGCACGGGATGTTCTTGGTCTGGGCATGTCGCAAGGTGCCATCGCCGAATTGGTGATCCAGGACGTACGGGATCTGGTCGGCCTGCTCAATTCGGTCCTAACCAGCAAGACCACGCTGGGTTACGACGAAGTGAACCGCCGCGTGACGTTCCAGTTGAATCTGGAAGAGATCTACCAGCGATCCATTGACCTCAATTTTTCAGAAGCGATTGACCTAGGATTCGCTGACTTGAATCTGGCGGGCGGGGCTGAAGCTAGTTTCACGGTCACCGCTGGCGTCGAACTGGCATTGGGGCTGGATCTGAATCGACTGGGTGCTGGTGGAACCGTGGATGCCAACACGACACTTTCAGGTCCGATCGATCTCTCGATCTCCGTGGGCATGGTTGCCGCTGCGCCCGTGACGGCCGCTAGCGCGGTACCCGGGACGCTACAAATCACAGTTGACCGATTTGATGGGACCAGCGTCAACGTAGACGTCGTCATCTCGGCCGCCGATTTAAGCGATAACGATACGAATGTCGCCAGTAATGGTGCCAGTGACTTGGCGTTTGACATCACCGACCAATTGGCTAGCGAAGGCATCCGTGCGACAACGGATGATGATGGTCACTTGGTGTTGATCGCCGACGACAACACCATCAATCGATTGACCGTTCAAACCGGTGGCGGAGCGTTCGGATTTGCCGATAGCGACGTCAGTGATCAACCCGATTTGTCCATCAGGCTTGCCGATGGATCGACGCCTCGTCAAGTGGTTTTGGACGGAGCGAAGACGCTCGGTGACGTGAAGTCGCTGATCGAAGCCGCCGCACCGACGGTATCGGTGACCTTCGTCGGCGACCGAATCCTGCTGACCGATTCCACCTCGCCGGTGGGCAAAAATCGCTTGGTGATCGCTGCGGCTACGGGCGTGCTGGGTGCCTCGCCGGCGGGCGGCGCGTTGGGGATTCTGGCCCGTGCCGCTGATGACGATGATTCGGAAACCACGTTTGACGACTCGATGACGGTCGTCGGCCGGCACTTGATCCTGGGATCGGTGACCGACCAGTTTTACATTGACACCACCAACAGCCGGGTTTACGCCGACGCAGTCCTGAGCGCCGATGACATTGACTTGACGGCGTCACTGGGGCTGTTGGAGTTAGGGATCGGTGGTGATCAACCCGCCGATGGCGGAACGGCTGATTTCGTGATCGGTGCCTCGCTTGCGCTGAGCGATGCCGATGGACGATTGCGGTTGAGCGAGATCGGTGACGCCGGAATCGCCCCGTCGTTCACCTACAGCGGCAATGCGACGCTGCCCGTCCGTATTCCGCTGTTGGATGAAACGCAAGAGATCACGTTGACGCTGCAAAGCGACCCGGACGACATCTTACGTCCACAGTTTGATATTTCCGGCCCCAGCCTGGCTGACTTGAAGAACGTGATCGGTGATTTCAAAAACCTGTCGCTGTCCGACATTGCGGGTATGTTGCGGCAGGTCGTCGACCTGCTGCGAAACAGCAATATTAGCGGGCTGAATGAGACGATTCCCGTCGTCAATCAAACGCCGAATGATCTGCTGGGGTTCACCGACGGGCTGTTGGCCGCCGCTGATAAGCTGCTGGGCGGACCCGACCTGGAAGCTCTCAAAACGCTTCGCCAGCAACTGACTCAGCAAGCGCAGTTCGTCAGTGCGTCGCCGGATCAACTGCAATTGCTCGGCGATTCGATCGAGCGTGTCCGCGATGCGATTGCCCCGGTTCACACGTACAAGCTGCGGATCACCGATGGTGCAGCGGTTGACCATGAAACCGAAACGATCACCAGCACCGCGACGGCGATGGACGTGCAAGAGTCGCTGGAAACGGCGGTCGGCGCAGGTTTGGTCTCGGTGGCCGGAAAAACCGGCGGCCCATTCACGTTCACCTTTGACAAGTCGCTTGGCGATGTTGCGGTGACTGGATCCAGTGCCAGCGGGCTAACTGCTCAGTTTGAAACAACCGAGACGGGCGTCATGGGCACAACGGGTGCGGTGATCGAGGCCGAGTTGGTCACGACGGCTGGATTGTCTGCGGCACTGATCGAATTGGATCGGGCCCTGACGGAACTGTCCCATGCCGGCGTCGATGTCAGTTCGCTTTCAAGCATCGCGGATCAAATGAGCGGATCGGTCGCGTCGACAGCAAACCTCAGTCTGCTGTTGAGCAACCTGTTGAAGGCCGAATTGGGCATGTCGGCCACCGTCGTGGTCAGTTTCCTGGACGGCAACGACGACGCCAACGTCTACGAACCAGTGATCAAACTGGCGCTGGACTTAGATCCCGATTTTAAGACCGGCGTTCCGTTGGATCTCGAGCTGGGCGAATTTGGACCGATCTCCGTCGGAACCGGAGGAATGATCGAGGTCAAGCTCGGTGGGGATATCGATTTGGATGTCGGTTTCAATTTCAAGACGCTGACGCCGTATGTGTTTGCGTACTCCGACAACGGCACGCCCGCGGATACCGATGATGACACCGGAACTCGGTTCGCATTGACAGCAAGTATCGACGCGGGATTGGATGTGACGGCGACCCTGGGTGGATTCCAGGCCGGACTATCGGGAAACGCAACATTAAAGAATGCGGCCGGCACCGGTCCGGCAACGATCAGCGTCTCCGTTGATCAGCCTGCGGTGCCCAACAGCCTGAACAGCATTCCCATCGCGGATCTGTTCTCCGGAGGCCTCGCCAGCAATTTCACGTTTGGACTCGATGCAGCCGTCGACGTGTCACTAGATGCATCGTTGCCGATCGCCGGCAACATCGAAAACGCGATTCAGTTGACGGGATTCAATCCATTTCAAAATTCGACCCAGCTATCCGACGCGATCGATATCAGCGGTCTGACGGCGGGCGTGGAGAACTATTTAAGCAGTCTGACCGATTTGAGCAGCATGAGTCTGGATCAGCTGATCGAAGGCACCCGCACGGTGCTGACGACGATCGAATCCGGGTTGTCGTCGGACCTGCTGAAAAACTTGCCCTTGATCGATGGCGGTTTGGATCTGAGTTCCAGTTTCATCGGTAAGCTGCAATCGATGATCGATCAGTTTGAAACTCTGGTCAACGATTCCGAAGACAGCGTCGATGCGTTGCTTGGTGAGATCCAATTGCTGATCTTCAATTCGCTCGGTCCGGTGGGCGCGAATGTGTTGAAGTTGAAGCCGCTGTTTCATGACAACCCCTCGCAAGACAATGCGACCGAGAAAGCGGAGTACCGAGACGTCGAAGTCACGCTCAGCGATTTGTCATCGGCGGAGTCAGCGGCGGAGGTTGAATTCGCGATCAGTTTGAACCTGGCCGGCCGTGACGTGATCGACGCAGACTTTGACCTAGGTCTGGATGCCGTCGTCTTTGAATTTGAAACCCAAGGCGGAGTGGAACTGACGTTTGACTACGATTTTAACCTCGGATTCGGGATCAATCTGCGCGATGGATTCTTCTTTGAACTGAACAAGAACACGGTCTTCGAAACGGAAACCGGCTTCAGCGACGGAACCGGTGGCGCGCCCGAAATTCAGTTGAGTGCCGAGATCAACCTGAAACCGGGAACGCAGCTCAGCGGTGAACTGTTTTTCTTGAACTTGAATGCGTCTTCGAATCCGATCGAAGACTACAACGGCAACGGCGTTGGCGGCGAAACGCTTAACGAAGCGGCCGATGGGATCGACTACAACCGCGATGGCGACAAAAACGATGTGCTGATCGAATCCGACCTCAATGGCGACGGTCGTCTGTCGCGTGGCACCGGGCTGCGCGGCGAGATTTTCATTGACATCAACGATCCCTCCGGCGACGACGAAAAGTTGACGCTGGGCGATCTGCGAGGCGGTAAGTCGCTGGTCAGCGCCGGCGTTCGCGCCGAAGCCTACGTTGATCTGGGGCTGTCGGCCGATACCGACGCGGGCAGCAGTCTGCCCAAACTGTCGACGGATCTGACCATGGACTGGGGACTTAGCTACAGCACGCACGTTCCCGATGGCCAAATGCAGTCGGTTGGTTTTGTCAGCGGAACCCCCGAAGTGGCATTCCACGACGTATCGCTGGACCTGGGCAGTTTCTTCGAATCGATCGCGGGTCCCGCGTTTGAACTGTTCGAAAAGTACATCGAACCGGCCAGACCCGTGATCGATTTCCTCCGCAGTCCCGTCCCTGGTTTCAGCGAACTGTCCGAGTTTTTTGATGGTCCGGTGGTCACTTTCTTGGATCTGGGAGCCTATTCCAGCGGCAAGTTTGACGAAATCGCTAAGGCCAAAAAGGCCTTGGACGCAATCGATGGAATTTTGAAAGCGGTTGCAGAAATCAAAGGCTTTGCTGGTGCCGATGGGATGGTCATCAACTTTGGTGACTTCTATCTGACCGGTGGTAACCGCAACACGGTCACGGGCGAAATCATCGGCAGCAACCCTGCCAAGGACGCATCGCTGCCATTGGCAAACGCCGCCAAGGCTGGTTCCGTCAGCGTCCGAGCGGATGGCGTCCTGTTGGGGGCCAATCAGTACACGGTCATCCACAGCCAAAGCGGCGGTACGCCGACCACATCCATCCGATTCAGCGAACCGCAAACCGGTCAGATTAAGGTCAGCTATGAATACACGTCGGGAAAGATCGATGTCACCGACGCCACGACACAAGTCAGCGTGGCGGCCAGCACCACGCTGCCGACGACTCAAACCATTGATCAACAAGTCAACAATTCCAGTGGTTCTTCCGCCGACAAGGCCAGCACCAAATCCAAACTGAAGAAGCTGGCGAGATCGGCGACCGAGGGTGGGCACGGATTGTCGATCCCGATCCTTTCCAACCCGCTGAACGCATTCAAATTGCTGACCGGCGAAACCGTCGAACTGCTGGAATGGGACATTCCCACACTGGATCTGAGTCTGCCGTTCGGAACGAAGCTGGGACCGTTCGGCCGGATCGGCGGCAGCGTCGGCGCCAAGTTGGATTTCTCCCTGGGTTTCGATACCCGTGGAATTTCACAAACGGGCAACTTCCTGGATGGGTTGTACTTCGGTGACCTGGCTGACGTTTCCACCGGTGCCGACATCGACGAAGTCGAATTCAACCTCAGCGTGAAAGCCGGCATCGGCATCGATATCTTGATCGCCAGCGTCTATTTGACGGGCGGTGTTGAAGGCAAAATCGGTCTCAATTGGAACGACTTGGATGGTGACGGCAAACTTTACTTCGATGAATTGATCGGGCTGGCACAGTTAAAATCGACTCCCAATATCCCCGGCGTCTGTGTGTTCGACGCCCATGGTGAACTCAATGCCGTGCTGGACTTGGAATACTCATTTCTGTTCTACAGCGATGAGTATTCGATCATCGACCAGCAAATATTTAGTTTTGGTTATTCGTGTGGAAACGGCATCAATGTCGCCGATCTGAAAACCGGTGATCCGGTCTTTGATGATGGCACCCTGGTGCTGAACGCCGGTCCGTTTGCACAAAACCGCACCGCTGGATCCAACGGTAACGACGACGAAACCTTTGCGGTCAGCCAATTGCCCGACGGCTCCATCCAAGTCGCATATGATTGGGTGATCGACAGCGACACCACGGTCAAGCTGCGCCGAAATTACAGTGGCGTCAACCAAATCCATTTCGATGGCGGTGGTGGGAACGACAAATTGGTCGTTGATTCAAGCGTCAGTTCATCCATCCCGGTGACGATGATTGGCGGCGGCGGCAATGACACGTTGATCGGGCACAGCGGCAACAACACGTTCGTCGGCGGTTCCGGTAACGACACGCTTGCCGGCGGTGGCGGAAGCGATTTGTACCTGTTTGAAAACGGTTGGGGACAAGACACGATTTCGGATGTCGGTGGCGCGAGCGATCAATTTGATTTCAGTGCTGTGACGATCGACCTGAATGTGACGTTGGGCAGCATCAGTGTTTCCGACGGCACGTCTTCCAACACGGTGATAAACCCCGACGGTGAATTGGTCGAAGGGATCGAATCGATGGTGGGCGGCAGCGGCAACGACACCTTGAACCTGAGTCAGCCCGCGGGCACCACGCGGTTGTGGACTATCAACTCGATCGGCGGCGGACGCATTGATGACGATTTTCACTTCTCGCGTTTCGAGAATCTCAACGGCGGACCTCAAAATGATGTCTTTGCCTTCAGCGGCGGAAGCATCACAGGAACCATCAACGGCGGGGCTGGCACGGACACGCTGAACTACGCATCCGCACCCGCTGCGGTCGAAGTCAACCGACGAACGTCAACGGCAACATCGCTGGGCAGCTATGTCGGAATCGAGTCGGTGATCGGAAGTTCGGCCAGCGATACGCTGATCGGTGCCGATGCCAACGCGACCTGGAACATCACGGGTGCGAACCAGGGAAATATCAATGGTTCGTTCCAGTTCCAAGGCTTCGAAGACCTGACCGGTGGGGACAGCGACGATTCATTCGTGGTCGCTTCATCAGGCTCGATCAGTGGCCAGTTGCGTGGTACGACAACGCTCGGCCATGCAGATAGCGACAAGCTTGATCTGTCCGCCAAAACGTCTTCCCTCGTCGCCACGATCCAAGGTGAAAACCGGGGTTCGATCACGGATGTTCCCCACTTTGACCGGATCGAGAGTCTCACCGGCGGTTTGGCTGACGATCATTTCACGATCGAGTCGCTGGCCAAGTTGACGGGGACGACCGATGGCGGCGGCGGCAGCGCCGACCACTTGGATTATCGCCTTTGGAGCACCAAGGTCACCGTCAATCTCACGACCGGTGCAAACCAGACCGGCAGTGTCGCCGGAATTGAAAATGTGACCGGCGGATCCGCCGATGACTCCCTCACAGGCAACGCATCGGGCAACCGCATCATCGGACTCGGCGGTGCGGATGTGATCGATGGCAAGGGTGGCAACAATGTACTGATCGGCGACAACGCCACGATTACCTTGGCCGCGATTGCGACGATCATCTCAGCGGGCGATGGCAAGGACACGATTTCGGCG
Protein-coding regions in this window:
- a CDS encoding sigma-70 family RNA polymerase sigma factor, which gives rise to MPSCPAINVVAHRIGYVLPVHQRDLDQQISKMCEETNDLPPRARPGDESSLADLFQQHRDQLRSMVAFRMDPNLRSRVDPSDVIQESFLDLAKRFDDFKTKQEMSPLVWMRLVTMERLMAVHRRHVDTQMRDARRDVSIDRDMGFGATSVSLAAALMDRLSSASGKLIRSEQKAKLHELLEQMDPDDREIIALRIFEGVTNGEAAEILQLTKQTTSKRFVRAIERLRSKMQDIPGLTQWFSKS